In a single window of the Raphanus sativus cultivar WK10039 chromosome 9, ASM80110v3, whole genome shotgun sequence genome:
- the LOC108823374 gene encoding cardiolipin synthase (CMP-forming), mitochondrial, producing MALYRSLRKLAETNPLKKSRPFFTTAAAASSGGTVSPIAPSFPPLLPHFAHRLSPLSKWFVPLHGPLFLSSPPWKLLQSATPLHWRGNGGGVLRKVEALSVRLDRIRRRTRLGLQSVDRDLAKEEDESRGGGIMESFVNVPNLISMARLASGPVLWWMILNEMYTPAFLGLAVSGATDWLDGYMARRMKIDSVVGSYLDPLADKVLIGCVALAMVQKDLLHPGLVGIVVFRDVALVGGAVYLRALNLDWKWKKWSDFFNLDGASPQKVEPLFISKVNTVFQLALVAGALLQPEFGNPDTQTWITYLSWLVASTTMGSTAAYGAQYLKKKPISMIKRS from the exons ATGGCGTTGTACAGATCTCTAAGAAAGCTAGCTGAAACCAATCCCCTCAAAAAGTCCAGACCATTCTTCACCACCGCCGCCGCAGCTTCTTCCGGCGGAACTGTTTCTCCGATCGCACCGTCGTTTCCGCCGCTGCTCCCACATTTCGCTCACCGGTTGTCTCCCCTCTCGAAATGGTTCGTCCCTCTCCACGGACCTCTCTTCCTGTCTTCTCCTCCCTGGAAACTGCTGCAGTCCGCGACGCCTCTCCACTGGCGAGGGAACGGGGGCGGCGTTTTGAGGAAGGTCGAGGCTCTGAGTGTTAGATTGGATCGGATTAGGAGAAGGACGAGGTTAGGGTTACAGTCAGTGGATCGCGATTTGGCCAAGGAGGAGGATGAGAGTAGAGGAGGAGGGATAATGGAGAGTTTTGTGAATGTGCCGAATTTGATCTCTATGGCTCGATTAGCATCTGGTCCTGTGCTTTGGTG GATGATATTGAATGAGATGTATACTCCTGCTTTCCTAGGGTTGGCTGTTTCTGGAGCTACTGATTGG TTAGATGGTTACATGGCTAGGAGGATGAAGATTGATTCTGTGGTTGGCTCTTACCTTGATCCTCTTGCTGACAag GTTCTTATTGGGTGTGTTGCATTGGCAATGGTGCAAAAGGATCTTCTACATC CTGGCCTGGTTGGAATTGTGGTGTTCCGCGATGTTGCACTAGTCGGCGGTGCAGTATACTTAAGGGCATTAAATTTAGACTGGAAG tggaAAAAATGGAGTGATTTCTTCAACCTCGATGGTGCAAGCCCTCAGAAAGTAGAACCATTGTTTATAAGCAAG GTGAATACGGTTTTTCAATTAGCTCTGGTCGCTGGCGCACTACTTCAACCTGAATTTGGGAATCCAGATACACAGACATGGATCACTTATCTAAG CTGGTTAGTTGCTTCGACGACTATGGGTTCAACAGCAGCTTATGGAGCACAGTACTTGAAGAAGAAACCTATCTCCATGATTAAGAGATCATAG
- the LOC108824976 gene encoding uncharacterized protein LOC108824976, with amino-acid sequence MVRGALPLGANLRNHGINTTGTCPHCNEDETALHLFFLCPFEQQVWNRAPLRSLPDFSGTSSLHEAFEIMSTCLSLPPIGVASKLTSCILWGIWTTRNLLLFENRALPAKTAMDTAASNAREWSQAQPATDIVRQPLQIEPELPPIPTDALLCNSDAAWISDTRRAGLGWLFRKADNTTYSEGSRALELVSSPLMAEALAMREALLEAKRLSHLKVWFRTDSRELARAINSKSYPMELFVANSIAKSALHNSRLILY; translated from the coding sequence ATGGTTCGAGGGGCTCTACCGCTGGGAGCGAATCTGAGGAACCATGGCATCAACACAACGGGAACATGCCCACATTGCAACGAGGATGAAACCGCACTACACCTCTTCTTCCTTTGCCCGTTTGAGCAACAAGTCTGGAACAGGGCCCCGCTACGATCTCTACCAGATTTTTCCGGCACCTCGTCACTCCATGAAGCTTTCGAGATCATGTCGACATGTCTCAGTCTCCCACCCATTGGAGTCGCAAGCAAGCTTACCTCCTGTATCCTGTGGGGAATCTGGACTACACGCAATCTTCTATTGTTCGAGAACAGAGCACTGCCTGCAAAAACAGCAATGGATACAGCTGCCTCTAATGCTCGTGAATGGTCACAAGCGCAACCAGCAACTGATATTGTCCGACAACCCCTGCAGATTGAGCCAGAGCTCCCGCCTATTCCAACAGACGCTCTCCTCTGCAACTCCGACGCGGCATGGATCTCTGATACAAGAAGAGCAGGTCTGGGATGGCTTTTCCGCAAAGCTGATAACACCACCTACTCGGAAGGATCGCGAGCATTGGAACTGGTCTCATCACCTCTTATGGCAGAGGCGCTTGCCATGAGGGAAGCATTGTTGGAAGCAAAGCGCTTATCTCACCTCAAAGTCTGGTTTCGAACCGACTCCCGAGAGCTCGCAAGAGCTATCAACTCGAAATCATATCCGATGGAGCTTTTTGTAGCCAACTCCATCGCGAAATCGGCACTGCATAACTCCCGCCTTATCTTGTACTGA